The sequence GAGACAGATGTGATCCCCGGGGTGCTGACCTGATTCGTTTTTTGCAAGACAGACCCGGCCTCGAGCCGGGTTTTTTGTTTAACCCTGCGGTACTTTGCCGTAAGATATTTCCGACGTTAAGCGAATAAGAAAAACAATAATTATGAATACTCTACCAACACTCGGCCTGCTGTTTTCCGCCGGTGTACTCCTGGCGGCATGCCAGCCGGAGCCCGGGCCAGATCTCACCGCAAGCCAGCGCAAACTCAATGATACAGGTATTACCTGGGGTGGAAATTACCCGAAAGATATAAACCAGGATTGCAGTGGCGTAATCAATATCGAAAAATTACCCGAGGGTGATCTTGCGCAGGGCGATATTCTCGCACAGCAGGATTGCACGCGTGGCCGCGATACGCTTTATGGCGCTGGCAACGGATTTTCTTACAGTAAAATCAGCAGTACCGGTAAAACGCTCTCAGAATCAGCCGAAGAGTGGCACTGTGTTCGCGATAATGTCAGCGGATTAATGTGGGAAGCCAAAGTGATTGCCGACGATCAAAACGGCAACGGCGGTTTACACGATGCCGACGATCGCTTTACCTGGTACAGCGGGCAAGTGGCCGCCAATGGTGGTGCGGTCGGCGAATGGAACCAAAAATACGATCAGTGCGCGGGCTATAGCAAAAGCAGTCCGGCGACCTATTGCAACACCGGTGAATTTATCGAACGGGTAAATACGGCGGGCTTGTGCGGATATACCGACTGGCGTTTGCCCAGTCTGCAGGAATTGCAGAGCCTGGTGAATTTTGGTGTGTCGCGGCCAGCGGTGGACGGCGAATTCTTTCCCCATACGCAAAACGATTTTTATTGGAGTAGCTCCCCTGTCGTGGGCAAGCCTACCAGTGCATGGGCGGTCAGCTTTCAATTCGGCTACAGCGCGCCACTTCAGCGCAACAATAGTCGCTTTGTGCGCCTGGTGCGCGACGCGCCTTCGCCCCCATAGCGTTTGTGGTTAACGTTTCCGAGGTTGATTCGATGATTATAAAAACCTTTTTGGTGTGTGCATTCTTCGGTTTGATTGGCCGCGCCATTGCGCAAGACTCGCCCGAACAGCGATGTCAGGCAGAAAATATTCCCGCGACTATGTCGACAGAATTTTTTGTTGAAGGGGGTGACGGTACGGTGACCGATAGCCGCACCAGCTTAATGTGGATGACCTGTTTAGTTGGGGCAACGGGGCCGAACTGCAGCGACGGAGAGCCCCGGTCAATGACCTGGGCGGAAGCGCTTCAGGTTGCGCCAGGGCTCAATGCGGGCGGTGGCTTTGCCGGTCATACGGACTGGCGCCTAGCAAACATCCGCGAATTATCCACGCTCGTGGAAATGCAGTGCGAACAACCGGCGATAAATCTGGCGCTATTTCCGGGAACCCCGGCCGCGCACGTGTGGTCTTCTTCTCCATACCATTTTTACACGCACTATTCTTGGTATGTGGATTACGCCAATGGCGCGCCCACCTATGATGAGCGAATCCGCGCTAAATTGGTTCGCCTGGTACGTGATGCCGAATGAATGGCGCGCGCTGCGGATAGCTATCGCCGGTTCTATGGTTTAACCTAGAGCCTGTTAACCCTAATTCAACGCAACGCAAAAACCAATAATAATCGTAAATACAAGCGACGAATTATAAAAAGCAACTGCACAGCGCCATCCGCAAATACCACATCGCAAACATGGGTTTCGCGAACGAGGGTTTCGCGAACATGGTCAATAGGAATGAACGACGGGTTCACGCCAACGCACTCTGGTGTTTACCCTTGCAGCAGGGAGGTTTTGTTAGAGTGAATCTTTTTGCCTGGTAGCATGTCTGTGCGCCGCAGTGCAGAACAGTGATAGGTTATTAACATGAATTCAAACGTCCCCCCGTCCAATGAAATGGATGACTCACCGCTGTACCCGAGCTTTTCTCTTAAGTTCAGTTACCCTCTGTGTTTTACCCGTAATGCTTTTACCGCCGAAAATTTAACATTCGTACGCGAGGTTAAAGGGAATCACAAGGGCGCCATACCTAAACTGCAATTTTTTATTGACCAGGGCGTACTGGATGCAAATCCGGAACTGGCAAACGCAATTACTGAATATTGTCATGTGCACGAATTAAACCTGGTTGATGCCGTGCACCCGGTGCCAGGCGGGGAGGCGGCAAAAAATCAAATTCAAATCGACGCGATATACGATTTAATGCTGGCTGCAGGTATGGATCGTCAGTCCTTTATCGTAGCAATTGGTGGCGGTGGTGTACTGGATGCTGTCGGTTATGCCGCGTCAACTTTTCACCGCGGCATGCGCCTGATTCGCATGCCCACCACTGTGCTCGCGCAAAATGATGCGGGTGTCGGTGTGAAAAACGGTATTAACAGTCAGGGCATTAAAAATTTGCTTGGCTGCTTTGCCGTACCGCACGCTATCATTAATGACGCATCTTTTCTCGATAGCTTGAGTGCGCGAGATTTTCGGTCCGGCTTTGCTGAAGCGGTTAAAGTTGCCTTGATTCGCGATGCGGAATTTTTTTTCTGGATTACGCAAAATCAGCAGGCGTTAAATGCGCGTGAGCCACGAGCAACACACCATTTAATAAAACGCTGCGCCCAGCTGCATCTCAATCAGATTTGTCTGGGCGGCGACCCGTTCGAGCAAGGCAGTGCTCGTCCGCTGGATTATGGTCACTGGAGTGCGCACAAGCTCGAATCGCTCACCAAACATGCGCTGTCCCACGGTGAGGCTGTAGCAATTGGCATGGCGCTGGATGCGCTCTATGCAGTGGAAATCGGGTTGATGAACCAGGCTGCGTGTGACCAGGTATTAGCGGTTATTCAGGGGCTGGGCTTTAACCTGTGGGACGACGCATTAATCAGTGCAGACGCGCAGGGTAATAGCGAATTGTTGGTCGGTCTCGAAGAATTTCGCCAGCACCTGGGTGGCCGCCTGTGCATTACCTTGCTAACTGATATTGGCAAAACCCTTGAAGCCAGCGAAATAGACACCGAGGCATTGCTGCGTGCGCGCGATAAATTGGCCGTGCAGGCCAAGCGTGAGAATCGCCTTGCGCGGGTAGTGGGCTAATGCAATTACATCATCATTGCCATCTCACCTATTGCACAAATATTCACCCTGGCGAAGAGTGGGCACCTTTTTTTGAGGCATTGCAGCAATCTCTGCCACAGGTGAAAAGCCGGTTTTGCCCTGACCAGCCGATGGGGGTCGGTTTGCGGCTTTCTGCTGTTGCCGCGCATACGCTTGCGC comes from Teredinibacter turnerae and encodes:
- a CDS encoding DUF1566 domain-containing protein; protein product: MIIKTFLVCAFFGLIGRAIAQDSPEQRCQAENIPATMSTEFFVEGGDGTVTDSRTSLMWMTCLVGATGPNCSDGEPRSMTWAEALQVAPGLNAGGGFAGHTDWRLANIRELSTLVEMQCEQPAINLALFPGTPAAHVWSSSPYHFYTHYSWYVDYANGAPTYDERIRAKLVRLVRDAE
- a CDS encoding 3-dehydroquinate synthase, yielding MNSNVPPSNEMDDSPLYPSFSLKFSYPLCFTRNAFTAENLTFVREVKGNHKGAIPKLQFFIDQGVLDANPELANAITEYCHVHELNLVDAVHPVPGGEAAKNQIQIDAIYDLMLAAGMDRQSFIVAIGGGGVLDAVGYAASTFHRGMRLIRMPTTVLAQNDAGVGVKNGINSQGIKNLLGCFAVPHAIINDASFLDSLSARDFRSGFAEAVKVALIRDAEFFFWITQNQQALNAREPRATHHLIKRCAQLHLNQICLGGDPFEQGSARPLDYGHWSAHKLESLTKHALSHGEAVAIGMALDALYAVEIGLMNQAACDQVLAVIQGLGFNLWDDALISADAQGNSELLVGLEEFRQHLGGRLCITLLTDIGKTLEASEIDTEALLRARDKLAVQAKRENRLARVVG
- a CDS encoding DUF1566 domain-containing protein, whose translation is MNTLPTLGLLFSAGVLLAACQPEPGPDLTASQRKLNDTGITWGGNYPKDINQDCSGVINIEKLPEGDLAQGDILAQQDCTRGRDTLYGAGNGFSYSKISSTGKTLSESAEEWHCVRDNVSGLMWEAKVIADDQNGNGGLHDADDRFTWYSGQVAANGGAVGEWNQKYDQCAGYSKSSPATYCNTGEFIERVNTAGLCGYTDWRLPSLQELQSLVNFGVSRPAVDGEFFPHTQNDFYWSSSPVVGKPTSAWAVSFQFGYSAPLQRNNSRFVRLVRDAPSPP